One genomic window of Pelmatolapia mariae isolate MD_Pm_ZW linkage group LG5, Pm_UMD_F_2, whole genome shotgun sequence includes the following:
- the chchd4a gene encoding mitochondrial intermembrane space import and assembly protein 40, producing the protein MSYCRQEGKDRIIFVTKEDHETPSNAELVADDPNDPYEEQGLILPNGDINWNCPCLGGMASGPCGSQFKEAFSCFHYSKEEVKGSECIDHFRNMQECMQRYPELYPQENDKDESAAPSDSAALTSESHSTAVTSAVSSDSTSPTDGQTTS; encoded by the exons ATGTCGTACTGCAGGCAGGaag GTAAAGATCGCATCATCTTTGTGACGAAGGAAGACCATGAGACACCCAGCAACGCTGAGCTGGTAGCGGATGACCCCAACGATCCATACGAGGAACAGG GCCTCATCCTGCCAAATGGAGACATAAACTGGAACTGCCCGTGTCTGGGCGGGATGGCCAGCGGACCATGCGGCTCTCAGTTTAAGGAGGCCTTCTCGTGCTTTCACTACAGTAAGGAAGAAGTGAAGGGTTCCGAGTGCATCGACCATTTCCGTAACATGCAGGAGTGCATGCAGAGGTACCCCGAGCTCTATCCCCAGGAGAACGACAAAGACGAGTCCGCCGCCCCGTCTGACAGTGCTGCCTTAACATCCGAGAGTCACTCTACTGCGGTCACCTCAGCTGTTTCGTCTGACAGCACCTCACCTACAGACGGCCAGACCACCAGCTAG
- the si:dkey-202e22.2 gene encoding netrin-4: protein MLGTPRHLMLVALGWLFLVVTRGSEAVSSCLDRACSPPIGNLASGRTLFTLSNCCGNSTSQHPLCPQPSVSPQACSQDPHPALHMTDDPFLHPDTWWASGGGRTMREQQDEIRLDLETKFYLTHLVLVFKSPRPAAMAIERSVDFGKTWEALKVFAYNCSVEFGLPDDFDQPGSPCTSRYTDAAPCTGGEVILRTLNPSSAMTLDPYSLEALSHLTITNLRVRLLKSQTCSPALTPPGRWTSFTSSVHTPPSSSENSASAPYAIYTLLARGTCLCHGHAEYCVPHNNGNKETEDSNMVFGRCLCTHHTAGDHCDECTPLYNDRPWRPANGSSGEANPCQKCECHGHAATCHFSQRAWLSSGRLSGGVCEDCQHNTAGRRCHRCRSGYHRRPSLPLSSPHTCTRCWCDPQGSFPSPPGKEGPWCHPRSGQCHCKSGVGGTSCSHCLPGYWGFGGEGCKPCTCPHQCDPFTGQCLHSYTNKQMLNVPIGGKIPDLDHFLPTEEETHLSQELTVSAVHYTGKCSCKEKKLRSASELCKTKHDYVIKANVLSAHDKGSHAEVHVKVRKVLRSGQVALRLGTASIYPLSWTSRGCTCPILNPGMEYLLAGKEEPGTGRLLVTMQSVVVPWTPQVGLIVSNSLRNGCR, encoded by the exons ATGCTCGGGACACCTCGACATCTGATGCTGGTGGCGCTCGGTTGGCTATTTTTGGTTGTGACGCGCGGCAGTGAAGCAG TTTCTAGTTGCCTGGACCGTGCCTGTAGTCCACCCATAGGAAACCTGGCAAGTGGCAGGACCCTGTTCACCCTCTCGAACTGCTGTGGGAACAGCACATCCCAGCATCCTCTGTGTCCCCAACCTTCTGTCAGTCCTCAGGCCTGCTCTCAGGATCCTCACCCAGCTCTTCACATGACTGATGACCCTTTCTTGCATCCAGATACCTGGTGGGCATCAGGTGGAGGTAGAACCATGCGGGAGCAGCAGGATGAGATACGTTTAGACTTGGAAACAAAATTCTATCTTACTCACCTGGTTTTGGTGTTCAAGTCACCGCGCCCTGCTGCCATGGCCATTGAACGCTCAGTGGACTTTGGAAAGACGTGGGAAGCTTTAAAGGTTTTTGCGTATAATTGCAGTGTAGAATTCGGTTTGCCTGATGACTTTGATCAGCCAGGGTCACCGTGTACATCCCGCTATACTGATGCTGCACCCTGCACTGGCGGAGAG GTCATCTTACGTACTCTAAACCCCAGCAGTGCTATGACACTTGACCCCTACAGTCTAGAGGCCCTCTCTCACCTGACCATCACAAATCTCCGTGTCAGACTGCTAAAGTCCCAGACCTGTAGCCCAGCTCTGACCCCCCCAGGACGCTGGACAAGCTTCACATCCTCAGTCCACACACCCCCATCCAGTTCAGAAAACTCTGCTTCAGCACCTTACGCTATTTATACTTTACTGGCAAGAGGCACCTGCCTGTGCCATGGACATGCTGAGTATTGTGTACCACACAACAATGGAAACAAGGAAACAGAGGACAGTAACATG GTGTTTGGTAGGTGTCTGTGTACTCACCACACAGCTGGAGATCACTGTGATGAGTGCACCCCGCTCTACAATGATCGACCTTGGAGGCCTGCCAATGGAAGCAGTGGGGAGGCCAACCCATGCCAGA AGTGTGAGTGTCATGGTCACGCAGCTACCTGCCACTTCTCTCAGCGGGCATGGCTTTCCTCTGGAAGACTCAGTGGGGGTGTGTGTGAGGACTGCCAGCACAACACAGCGGGGCGTAGATGCCATCGCTGTCGCTCTGGCTACCACCGCCGCCCATCCCTGCCCCTCAGCTCCCCCCACACGTGCACAC GCTGCTGGTGTGATCCTCAGGGTTCTTTCCCTTCTCCACCTGGAAAGGAGGGACCCTGGTGCCACCCTAGGAGTGGCCAGTGCCACTGTAAATCTGGTGTAGGGGGCACAAGCTGCAGCCACTGTCTACCTGGCTACTGGGGCTTTGGAGGGGAGGGATGCAAACCTTGCACATGCCCCCACCAATGTGATCCATTCACTGGCCAGTGTCTCCACAG CTACACAAATAAGCAAATGTTAAATGTGCCCATTGGTGGGAAAATACCTGATTTGGATCATTTTTTGccaactgaagaagaaacacacttGTCTCAGGAGCTCACAGTCTCTGCTGTGCATTACACAG GGAAGTGTAGCTGTAAAGAGAAAAAGCTGAGAAGTGCGTCTGAGCTCTGCAAGACCAAACATGATTATG TCATCAAGGCCAATGTGTTGTCTGCTCATGACAAAGGCAGCCATGCTGAAGTTCATGTCAAAGTTCGCAAGGTCCTTCGATCAGGTCAGGTGGCGCTGCGCTTAGGAACCGCCAGCATCTATCCTCTGTCCTGGACCAGCCGTGGCTGCACATGCCCCATATTAAACCCAG GTATGGAGTACCTGCTTGCAGGCAAAGAGGAGCCTGGAACGGGCCGTTTGCTTGTCACTATGCAGAGCGTCGTGGTTCCATGGACACCTCAAGTAGGTCTGATTGTATCAAACAGCCTGAGAAATGGATGCCGCTGA